One window of Paludibacter propionicigenes WB4 genomic DNA carries:
- a CDS encoding DUF4831 family protein, whose protein sequence is MKKLLLFTLLAFALMVKAQVPFSSVDGESVLVYSLPKTVFCIEIETEKISQKPGKFYRYSERYLATNKVITEEKTIYKIKNISVKTKAVADLGRTYSVTPSGNLQTSRLSVNADGLLRGVNLTPEPQTSFVKSIDTPKNENSVLDALLPLGEEYMMAGSEAKLAEGAAKQIYRIRESRMGLLTADVEKMPADGESLKAMLEGMNKLEKKLTELFVGETTTETQTKTLYLTPMTTINNDVLFRFSALKGVVAADDLSGVPYYISLVPVEKVLTSGSKSKSESGALYTVIPVATLFTIGDGVNTVFSNQFLVSQFGKTVSLPESLFKQANIKVRVDVQTGRLLGVE, encoded by the coding sequence ATGAAAAAACTATTATTATTTACACTGCTTGCATTCGCTTTAATGGTTAAAGCGCAAGTTCCATTTTCTTCAGTCGATGGAGAATCTGTTCTGGTTTATTCATTGCCAAAAACTGTTTTTTGTATTGAGATAGAGACTGAAAAGATTAGTCAGAAACCCGGTAAGTTTTATCGTTACTCTGAACGCTATTTGGCAACAAATAAAGTAATAACAGAAGAAAAAACAATCTATAAAATAAAGAATATCTCAGTCAAAACCAAGGCTGTGGCGGATCTGGGCAGAACATATTCTGTAACTCCGAGTGGTAATTTGCAAACAAGCCGTTTGTCGGTTAATGCTGATGGTCTTTTGCGTGGAGTGAACCTTACTCCGGAGCCACAAACGAGCTTTGTGAAAAGTATTGATACTCCAAAAAATGAAAACTCTGTTCTGGATGCTCTTTTACCGTTAGGAGAAGAGTATATGATGGCTGGTTCCGAAGCTAAATTGGCCGAAGGAGCTGCTAAGCAAATATACAGAATAAGAGAAAGCAGAATGGGACTATTGACCGCTGATGTTGAAAAAATGCCTGCCGATGGTGAGTCGTTGAAAGCAATGTTGGAAGGTATGAATAAACTGGAAAAAAAGCTGACCGAGCTTTTTGTAGGTGAAACAACAACTGAGACCCAAACTAAAACGTTGTATCTAACTCCTATGACAACGATTAATAACGATGTGTTGTTCCGATTTTCAGCCTTGAAAGGGGTCGTTGCTGCGGATGATTTGAGTGGAGTGCCTTATTATATCAGCTTAGTTCCGGTTGAGAAAGTTCTAACATCCGGTTCAAAATCAAAATCTGAGAGTGGTGCGTTGTATACAGTAATACCGGTCGCTACACTGTTCACGATAGGTGATGGTGTGAATACAGTCTTTAGTAATCAGTTCTTAGTGTCTCAGTTTGGAAAAACTGTTTCGTTGCCAGAAAGCTTGTTTAAGCAAGCAAATATAAAGGTGCGTGTGGATGTCCAAACAGGAAGATTGCTGGGTGTAGAGTAA
- the atpB gene encoding F0F1 ATP synthase subunit A encodes MNNLRKILGLIALLIFMSGATAFASESASAENPKEDVNVKELILEHLADSYTWHITKVGETDIAIPLPVIVYSQTTGWHVFLSSAFHEGAQHEGLSIATEGKYKGKIVEKDAQGNDVKPFDFSITKVVFSVLFNSLLLIIIIMLVARSYKKDALQSKKGFVGFMEMFIMNVNDDVIKPCIGKEYRRFAPYLLTVFFFIFINNLMGLIPIFPGGANVTGNIAITFVLAIITFLVVNLSGTKEYYKEIFWPDVPLWLKVPVPLMPAIEIVGVFTKPFALMIRLFANILAGHSIVLGLTCLVFVTVKLGVAMNTSMSIVSVLFSVFINMVELLVAYIQAYVFTMLSAVFIGLALVEPHHTKEAHK; translated from the coding sequence ATGAATAATTTACGTAAGATATTAGGTCTGATTGCATTATTGATATTTATGTCGGGGGCTACTGCCTTTGCCAGTGAGTCTGCATCGGCCGAAAACCCAAAGGAGGATGTAAATGTCAAAGAGTTGATTCTTGAACATTTGGCTGACTCTTACACTTGGCATATAACAAAAGTTGGTGAAACAGACATTGCTATTCCGCTTCCTGTAATTGTATATAGCCAAACTACCGGTTGGCATGTGTTTCTGTCTTCAGCTTTCCACGAAGGTGCTCAGCATGAAGGTTTGTCCATTGCTACCGAAGGAAAATATAAAGGAAAAATCGTTGAAAAAGATGCACAGGGCAATGATGTGAAGCCTTTCGATTTCTCTATTACCAAAGTTGTATTCTCAGTTCTGTTTAATAGTTTGCTGCTTATAATTATCATTATGTTGGTGGCTCGTTCATACAAGAAAGATGCTCTTCAATCAAAAAAAGGATTTGTAGGATTTATGGAAATGTTCATCATGAATGTCAATGATGATGTCATAAAACCTTGTATCGGTAAAGAATACCGACGGTTTGCTCCTTATTTGTTAACTGTATTCTTTTTTATTTTTATCAATAACTTGATGGGATTGATTCCGATTTTCCCTGGAGGAGCCAATGTAACAGGCAATATCGCTATCACCTTTGTGTTGGCTATTATTACCTTCTTGGTTGTAAATCTGTCGGGAACTAAGGAGTATTATAAAGAGATTTTTTGGCCGGATGTACCGTTGTGGTTAAAGGTGCCTGTTCCGTTAATGCCGGCAATCGAAATAGTAGGTGTTTTTACCAAGCCGTTCGCTTTGATGATTCGTCTTTTTGCTAACATTCTTGCCGGTCACTCTATTGTGTTGGGATTAACCTGTCTGGTTTTCGTAACGGTTAAACTCGGCGTTGCGATGAATACAAGTATGAGTATTGTTTCGGTATTGTTTAGTGTGTTTATCAATATGGTTGAACTTTTGGTAGCCTACATTCAGGCTTACGTTTTCACCATGCTTTCTGCTGTATTCATTGGATTGGCGTTGGTTGAACCACACCACACAAAGGAAGCGCATAAATAA
- a CDS encoding F0F1 ATP synthase subunit delta, which translates to MNTGLIPARYATALLDFASVSNEQDRVYTEAKAIIQSYFQFSELRTVLDNPVLAKAEKRKIIILAAGGQVSKSFERFLDLLLENDREYHLHSVVLKYIDLFRKQKNIHYGKLTTASAVDKAVETRLMSLVENTTGGTVEMEKIIDPDILGGFMFEVDFVRWDASISGQLRRIKKDYIERNKKIV; encoded by the coding sequence ATGAATACAGGACTCATACCAGCTCGTTATGCCACAGCACTTTTGGATTTTGCCAGTGTCAGCAATGAGCAGGATCGTGTGTATACCGAAGCAAAAGCCATTATTCAAAGCTATTTTCAGTTTAGTGAATTGAGGACGGTGCTTGATAATCCGGTGTTGGCTAAAGCCGAAAAACGTAAAATTATAATTCTAGCTGCGGGTGGACAAGTAAGCAAATCATTTGAACGTTTTCTTGATTTGCTGTTAGAGAATGATCGTGAATATCATTTACACTCCGTTGTTCTGAAATATATCGACCTGTTTCGTAAGCAGAAGAACATTCATTATGGCAAACTGACCACTGCTTCGGCTGTTGATAAGGCTGTTGAAACCCGATTGATGAGCTTGGTGGAAAATACAACCGGAGGAACCGTTGAAATGGAGAAAATAATTGATCCGGATATCTTAGGCGGATTTATGTTCGAAGTGGATTTTGTTCGTTGGGATGCCAGTATTTCAGGTCAGCTGCGTAGAATTAAGAAAGATTATATCGAGAGAAACAAAAAAATCGTTTAA
- the lepA gene encoding translation elongation factor 4, which produces MNNIRNFCIIAHIDHGKSTLADRLLEYTNTVAGKEMQAQVLDNMDLERERGITIKSHAIQMGYKLNGEEYVFNLIDTPGHVDFSYEVSRSIAACEGALLIVDATQGIQAQTISNLYMALEHDLEIIPIMNKMDMDNAMPEEVEDQIVELIGCKPEEIIRASGKTGMGVDEILEAIVNRIPAPKGDPEAPLQCLIFDSVFNSFRGIIAYFKIVNGTINKGDLVKFVNTEKEYSAEEIGILKLDMSPTKSLSAGNVGYIISGIKTSKEVKVGDTITHVKRPCPKSIEGFQEVKPMVFAGVYPIETEDFEDLRSSIEKLQLNDASLTFEAESSVALGFGFRCGFLGMLHMEIIQERLDREFDMNVITTVPNVSYKVYTNKGGLIEVHNPSGLPDIMAIDRIEEPYIRASIITRTDYIGQIMTLCLGKRGELVKQNYISGNRMELIYDLPLGEIVFDFYDRLKSISKGYASFDYHMNGFRPSKLIKLDILLNGESVDALSCLIHVDNAVSLGKRMCEKLKELIPRQQFDIAVQAAIGAKIISRETIKAVRKDVTAKCYGGDISRKRKLLEKQKKGKKRMKQIGNVEVPQKAFLEVLKLD; this is translated from the coding sequence ATGAATAATATACGCAATTTCTGCATTATAGCCCACATTGATCATGGGAAAAGTACCTTAGCCGACCGTTTGTTGGAATATACTAACACAGTTGCCGGAAAAGAAATGCAAGCGCAGGTGCTCGATAATATGGATCTGGAGCGCGAACGTGGGATTACGATTAAAAGTCACGCCATACAAATGGGATATAAGCTCAATGGCGAAGAGTATGTTTTTAATTTGATTGATACTCCTGGGCATGTCGATTTTTCGTATGAAGTGTCACGTTCTATTGCGGCTTGTGAAGGTGCGTTACTTATTGTTGATGCTACGCAAGGCATTCAGGCTCAGACTATATCGAATTTATATATGGCGTTGGAACATGATTTGGAGATAATCCCTATTATGAACAAAATGGATATGGATAACGCTATGCCCGAAGAGGTTGAGGATCAAATTGTAGAATTGATTGGTTGTAAACCGGAAGAGATTATACGTGCCAGTGGAAAAACAGGTATGGGAGTGGATGAAATTCTGGAAGCAATCGTCAATCGTATTCCTGCGCCAAAAGGCGATCCGGAAGCTCCTCTTCAGTGTTTGATTTTTGATTCGGTTTTTAATTCGTTTCGTGGAATTATTGCCTACTTCAAAATTGTGAACGGTACGATAAACAAAGGTGATCTGGTTAAATTCGTAAATACAGAGAAAGAATATTCTGCCGAAGAAATAGGTATTCTTAAACTGGATATGTCGCCAACCAAAAGCTTGAGCGCTGGCAACGTGGGATATATCATTTCCGGTATCAAAACTTCCAAAGAAGTAAAAGTGGGTGATACGATTACGCATGTCAAACGACCTTGTCCAAAGTCAATCGAGGGTTTTCAGGAAGTGAAGCCTATGGTTTTTGCCGGGGTTTATCCTATCGAAACCGAAGACTTTGAAGATTTACGATCTTCGATAGAGAAATTGCAATTAAATGATGCTTCGCTGACTTTCGAGGCTGAATCTTCTGTTGCGCTGGGCTTTGGTTTTCGTTGCGGATTTCTTGGTATGCTACATATGGAAATCATTCAGGAGCGGCTCGATCGCGAGTTTGATATGAATGTGATAACCACAGTGCCCAACGTTTCGTATAAGGTTTATACAAATAAAGGCGGATTAATTGAGGTGCATAATCCTTCGGGATTGCCTGATATTATGGCAATTGATCGTATTGAGGAGCCTTACATTCGCGCGTCAATAATAACCCGCACCGATTATATCGGTCAGATTATGACGCTTTGTCTGGGTAAACGTGGCGAGTTGGTGAAACAAAATTATATCTCCGGAAATCGTATGGAGTTGATCTACGATTTGCCTTTAGGAGAGATTGTTTTCGATTTTTATGATAGACTGAAGAGTATTTCTAAGGGTTATGCTTCGTTTGATTATCATATGAACGGATTTCGTCCGTCGAAATTAATCAAACTGGACATCCTGCTTAACGGAGAGTCTGTGGATGCGTTATCTTGCCTTATTCACGTGGATAATGCGGTTTCGCTGGGTAAGCGTATGTGCGAGAAACTAAAGGAGTTGATTCCTCGTCAGCAATTTGATATTGCTGTTCAGGCGGCCATTGGAGCTAAGATAATCTCGCGTGAAACAATCAAAGCTGTTAGAAAAGACGTGACTGCCAAGTGTTACGGAGGTGATATCAGTCGTAAACGAAAGCTGTTGGAAAAGCAAAAGAAAGGAAAGAAACGAATGAAACAAATCGGTAATGTGGAAGTTCCGCAGAAGGCTTTCCTGGAAGTGCTAAAGCTTGATTAA
- a CDS encoding F0F1 ATP synthase subunit epsilon produces the protein MKLEIITPEQIFFSGEVTSVTLPGTIGLFTVWENHAPLISSLAKGKLSYEIDKNVTELSVDGGFAEISKNVVTVCLELVKT, from the coding sequence ATGAAATTAGAAATAATTACCCCTGAGCAAATTTTCTTTTCCGGCGAAGTAACTTCTGTAACTTTACCCGGAACAATCGGACTCTTTACGGTGTGGGAAAATCATGCCCCGCTTATTTCTTCTTTGGCAAAGGGTAAACTGAGTTACGAAATTGATAAGAATGTAACCGAACTATCTGTTGATGGTGGTTTTGCAGAGATAAGTAAAAATGTAGTTACGGTGTGTCTTGAATTAGTGAAGACCTGA
- the rnr gene encoding ribonuclease R yields MPRKKRKTQSTRVNKKELIRNIINVFNENPEKTFNYKQISTLLDVKSESQRVFVNQLLYELLDEDFLVEISRGKFKVNSRGGYIEGVIDRQGVKTFLVPDDGGELVFIPERKTNHALLKDRVKVFLYASRKGQQPEGEVVEIIKRAQDTFVGILDVSDSYAFLTLDNRIMTNDIFIPKNKLNGGKSGQKAVVKLLGWEPNAKNPVGEVIDVLGDKGDNTAEMHAILAEFGLPYKYPADVEAAAEKIDAGITPDEVAKRIDMRSITTFTVDPRDAKDFDDALSLRKLDDGLWEVGVHIADVTHYVRPDSIIEQEGRERATSVYLVDRTIPMLPEHLSNGICSLRPDEDKLTYSVIFKMNDKAEIQHYKIAKTVTRSNRRFTYEEAQAIIETGEGEYKDEILTMDRLAKILRKKRFENGAIAFDRVEVRFEIDEKGKPVSVFFKEQKDSNKMIEEFMLLANKTVATHIGKPGKGQKAKTFVYRIHDVPNPDKLNNFAVFIKRFGYNLKTSGKQTAISSSINALLDEVQGKKEQNLIETLAIRSMAKAIYSTSNMGHYGLAFDFYTHFTSPIRRYPDMMVHRLLEKYADGGRSVNASEWEEYCEHSSNMEQLASNAERASIKYKQVEFMSERLGQVFDGVISGVTEWGIYVELIENKCEGMIPIRDLDDDYYTFDDKNYCLIGRRYHKKYQLGDALTVKVAKANLDKKQLDFVLA; encoded by the coding sequence ATGCCTAGAAAGAAAAGAAAAACCCAGAGCACCCGCGTTAACAAAAAAGAACTGATACGCAACATTATTAATGTGTTCAACGAAAATCCCGAAAAGACATTTAATTATAAGCAAATATCTACATTACTGGATGTGAAATCCGAATCGCAGCGGGTTTTTGTCAATCAGTTATTGTATGAATTGTTAGACGAGGATTTTTTAGTGGAAATTTCACGTGGAAAGTTTAAAGTCAACTCGCGTGGCGGATATATCGAAGGCGTAATTGACCGACAGGGTGTGAAAACATTCCTTGTGCCGGATGATGGTGGTGAACTTGTTTTCATTCCGGAACGAAAGACCAATCATGCTTTACTGAAGGATAGAGTGAAGGTGTTTCTTTATGCCAGTAGAAAAGGTCAACAGCCCGAAGGTGAGGTGGTTGAAATTATAAAAAGGGCTCAGGATACCTTTGTTGGCATTTTGGATGTGTCCGATAGTTATGCATTTTTGACCTTGGATAATCGGATAATGACCAATGATATTTTTATTCCCAAAAATAAACTGAACGGTGGCAAATCGGGTCAAAAAGCCGTAGTGAAATTGCTTGGCTGGGAACCTAATGCTAAAAATCCGGTAGGTGAGGTAATTGATGTGTTGGGTGATAAAGGCGATAATACGGCTGAAATGCATGCAATTTTGGCGGAATTTGGTTTGCCTTATAAGTATCCGGCTGATGTTGAGGCTGCGGCAGAAAAGATTGATGCCGGAATTACGCCCGATGAAGTGGCAAAACGTATCGATATGCGGAGTATTACTACCTTCACCGTTGATCCACGTGATGCCAAGGACTTTGATGATGCATTATCGCTCAGGAAACTTGATGATGGTCTTTGGGAAGTTGGAGTGCACATTGCAGATGTTACTCATTATGTTCGCCCCGACAGTATTATAGAGCAGGAAGGTCGTGAGCGTGCTACATCGGTTTATTTGGTTGACAGAACTATTCCGATGTTGCCCGAACATTTGTCCAATGGAATTTGCTCTCTGCGACCTGATGAAGATAAATTGACTTACTCGGTTATTTTCAAAATGAATGATAAAGCCGAAATTCAGCATTATAAAATTGCTAAAACAGTAACCCGGAGTAATCGCCGGTTTACGTACGAAGAAGCTCAAGCTATCATTGAGACCGGGGAAGGTGAATACAAGGATGAAATACTGACAATGGATCGGTTGGCAAAGATTCTCCGTAAAAAAAGGTTCGAAAATGGTGCAATAGCGTTCGATAGGGTAGAGGTTCGGTTTGAAATAGATGAAAAAGGGAAACCTGTATCAGTGTTTTTCAAAGAACAAAAGGACTCCAATAAAATGATTGAAGAGTTTATGTTGTTGGCCAATAAAACTGTCGCAACTCATATTGGAAAGCCGGGTAAGGGTCAAAAGGCCAAGACTTTTGTTTATCGTATTCACGATGTTCCTAATCCTGATAAGTTGAATAATTTTGCGGTATTCATCAAACGCTTTGGATATAATCTGAAAACTTCCGGAAAACAAACAGCCATTTCGAGTTCAATTAATGCATTGCTGGACGAAGTTCAGGGTAAGAAAGAGCAAAATCTGATCGAAACGCTTGCTATTCGTTCCATGGCAAAAGCCATTTATTCTACTTCCAACATGGGGCATTACGGGCTGGCGTTTGATTTTTATACACACTTTACCTCGCCTATTCGTCGTTATCCCGATATGATGGTACATCGCTTGTTGGAAAAATATGCGGACGGTGGACGTAGTGTCAACGCTTCTGAATGGGAAGAATATTGCGAGCATAGTTCTAATATGGAACAGCTGGCATCCAATGCCGAACGGGCATCTATAAAATATAAGCAGGTAGAGTTTATGTCAGAACGTTTGGGGCAAGTGTTCGATGGGGTTATTTCGGGAGTTACCGAATGGGGAATTTATGTCGAATTAATCGAAAATAAGTGTGAAGGCATGATTCCTATTCGCGATTTGGACGATGATTACTATACTTTTGATGATAAAAACTATTGTTTAATTGGTCGTCGGTACCATAAAAAGTACCAATTGGGCGATGCGCTCACTGTAAAAGTAGCAAAAGCAAACCTGGATAAAAAACAATTAGATTTTGTTCTGGCATAA
- the atpE gene encoding ATP synthase F0 subunit C encodes MLLTILLQAAAGAGLAKLGAGLGAGLAAIGAGLGIGRIGGSAMDGIARQPEAGSDIRMSMIIAAALVEGAALFAIVVCGFIL; translated from the coding sequence ATGTTACTGACAATTTTATTACAAGCTGCCGCAGGTGCAGGTTTAGCTAAATTAGGTGCAGGACTTGGAGCAGGACTTGCTGCTATCGGTGCCGGTCTGGGTATTGGTCGTATTGGTGGATCTGCCATGGATGGTATTGCGCGTCAACCAGAAGCTGGTTCAGATATTCGTATGTCTATGATTATCGCTGCTGCTCTTGTTGAAGGTGCTGCTTTGTTTGCTATCGTAGTTTGCGGATTTATTCTTTAA
- the atpF gene encoding F0F1 ATP synthase subunit B: MSLLLPDSGLLFWMLLSFGIVAFILVKYGFPVIIKMVEERKAYIDNSLNVAIQAHEELANVRAEGEAIVDNARREQVKIMNEAAQTRDMLIKDAKEKAGIEADKLIEDARKQILIEKEDAIRDIRRQVAELSVDIAEKILRGQLAEKDQQMAMIDRLLDEINISKS; encoded by the coding sequence ATGTCTTTATTATTGCCTGATTCCGGTCTCTTGTTCTGGATGCTATTGTCATTCGGAATAGTTGCTTTTATCCTTGTAAAATATGGTTTTCCTGTCATTATAAAAATGGTGGAAGAACGTAAAGCTTACATCGATAATTCATTGAATGTTGCCATACAGGCACACGAAGAATTGGCTAATGTTAGAGCGGAAGGCGAAGCCATAGTGGATAATGCCAGACGCGAACAGGTGAAAATCATGAACGAAGCCGCTCAGACTCGTGACATGTTGATAAAAGATGCCAAAGAAAAAGCCGGAATCGAAGCAGATAAACTGATTGAGGATGCCAGAAAACAAATTCTGATTGAAAAGGAAGATGCCATTCGCGATATTCGTCGTCAGGTTGCTGAGTTGTCAGTTGATATCGCTGAAAAAATACTTCGGGGACAATTGGCAGAGAAGGATCAGCAAATGGCTATGATTGACCGCTTGCTCGACGAAATTAATATCTCTAAATCGTAA
- a CDS encoding diacylglycerol/lipid kinase family protein — protein MKTRIAFIINPNSGTGKKESLPTMIQEGLDAKKFEPEIVFTQYRGHGTELAKDFAAKGYEVIVAVGGDGTVNEIASSIIHTNSTLGIIPIGSGNGLARHLNIPMNVKKAIQQINESESILMDYGVVNGRPFFCTCGTGFDAYVSTEFAKGTKRGLMRYVEKIITGYFSYKSQNCHLIGDGIDLKAKAFVLTFANASQWGNNAYIAPQASVQDGKMDISIMSNFPIIALPSLALQLFAKTIDKDLFMTTLRSDEITLLREEAGPFHYDGEPYEEGKEVHVKTVADGLRVLVKKRF, from the coding sequence ATGAAGACCAGAATCGCATTTATAATAAACCCTAATTCCGGCACAGGGAAGAAAGAAAGTCTTCCTACTATGATACAAGAAGGATTAGATGCGAAAAAGTTTGAACCTGAGATTGTTTTTACTCAATATCGGGGTCATGGAACAGAATTAGCAAAAGACTTTGCAGCCAAAGGTTATGAAGTCATCGTGGCAGTAGGCGGCGATGGAACAGTGAATGAAATAGCGAGTTCTATAATCCACACAAATTCTACTTTAGGCATTATTCCTATAGGTTCGGGCAATGGGCTGGCACGCCACCTGAACATACCCATGAACGTCAAAAAAGCCATTCAACAAATAAACGAGTCTGAATCCATTTTGATGGACTATGGCGTTGTAAACGGTCGACCTTTCTTTTGTACTTGCGGAACAGGTTTTGACGCCTATGTCAGCACTGAATTTGCTAAAGGAACAAAAAGAGGCTTAATGCGCTACGTAGAAAAGATAATTACCGGTTACTTCAGCTACAAATCTCAAAACTGTCATCTGATTGGAGATGGGATTGATCTAAAAGCAAAGGCTTTTGTTTTGACATTTGCCAATGCATCTCAATGGGGTAACAACGCATATATTGCACCACAAGCAAGCGTTCAGGATGGAAAAATGGACATATCCATTATGAGTAATTTCCCGATTATTGCTCTTCCGAGTCTGGCACTACAACTGTTTGCCAAAACAATTGACAAAGATTTATTTATGACCACGCTTCGCTCCGATGAAATAACCCTGTTACGCGAAGAGGCCGGTCCTTTCCACTACGATGGCGAACCTTACGAAGAAGGGAAAGAAGTACACGTAAAGACTGTTGCCGATGGACTAAGAGTGTTGGTAAAGAAACGGTTTTGA
- the atpD gene encoding F0F1 ATP synthase subunit beta translates to MSELIGHISQIIGPVVDVFFDLKGKDEVRLPAIHDALSIDRGNGKELIVEVQQHIGENTVRTVAMDSTDGLRRGLSAVALGTAISMPIGSQVKGRLMNVIGDSIDGMKALDKKGAYPIHREPPKFEDLTTSQEVLFTGIKVIDLLEPYSKGGKIGLFGGAGVGKTVLIQELINNIAKGHNGFSVFAGVGERTREGNDLLREMIESNVIRYGEEFKKSMEEGNWDLSKIDYSEVEKSQVTLVFGQMNEPPGARSSVALSGLTVAESFRDGDGTGGGRDILFFIDNIFRFTQAGSEVSALLGRMPSAVGYQPTLATEMGVMQERITSTKNGSITSVQAVYVPADDLTDPAPATTFSHLDATTVLSRKISELGIFPAVDPLESTSRILDPLVVGEDHYNTAQRVKQILQRNKELQDIISILGMEELSEEDRLVVTRARKVQRFLSQPMYMASQFTGLPGVMVSIDETIRGFKMILDGELDYLPEMAFLSVGTIDDAIAKGQKLIEQSKK, encoded by the coding sequence ATGTCAGAGTTAATTGGACATATTTCACAAATCATCGGACCTGTGGTCGATGTTTTTTTCGATTTAAAAGGAAAAGATGAAGTGAGATTACCGGCCATTCATGATGCTTTGAGCATCGACCGTGGAAATGGGAAAGAACTGATCGTTGAAGTTCAACAACACATTGGTGAAAACACTGTACGTACGGTGGCAATGGACTCAACCGACGGATTACGTCGTGGTCTGAGTGCAGTGGCTTTGGGTACTGCTATTTCAATGCCAATCGGAAGTCAGGTTAAGGGTCGCTTAATGAATGTAATCGGTGATTCCATTGATGGCATGAAAGCGTTAGATAAAAAAGGAGCTTATCCTATTCACCGCGAACCTCCTAAATTTGAAGATCTGACCACAAGTCAGGAAGTTCTTTTTACAGGTATCAAGGTGATTGACTTGCTTGAACCATATTCAAAAGGAGGTAAAATTGGTCTTTTTGGTGGTGCGGGTGTTGGTAAAACCGTTTTAATTCAAGAGCTTATCAATAATATCGCCAAAGGTCACAATGGTTTCTCTGTATTTGCCGGTGTGGGTGAGCGTACTCGTGAGGGTAATGATTTGCTTCGGGAAATGATTGAATCAAACGTAATCCGATACGGCGAAGAGTTTAAAAAAAGCATGGAAGAAGGCAATTGGGATTTATCCAAAATTGACTATTCCGAAGTAGAAAAATCACAGGTAACCTTAGTGTTCGGACAAATGAATGAACCCCCTGGAGCTCGTTCATCAGTGGCACTTTCGGGCTTAACGGTTGCAGAATCTTTCCGCGATGGTGATGGTACCGGTGGCGGACGTGATATTCTTTTCTTTATCGATAACATTTTCCGTTTTACACAAGCTGGTTCTGAGGTTTCGGCTCTTTTGGGACGTATGCCTTCAGCGGTTGGTTATCAACCTACGCTGGCTACCGAGATGGGTGTGATGCAAGAACGTATTACTTCTACTAAAAACGGATCTATTACTTCTGTTCAGGCTGTTTATGTGCCTGCTGATGACTTGACTGACCCTGCTCCTGCAACTACGTTCTCGCACTTGGATGCAACCACGGTATTGAGTCGTAAAATTTCCGAACTTGGTATCTTCCCTGCTGTTGATCCGCTAGAATCAACCTCACGTATCCTTGATCCGTTGGTAGTAGGCGAAGATCACTATAATACTGCTCAACGTGTAAAACAAATTCTTCAGCGCAACAAAGAATTACAGGATATTATCTCCATTTTAGGTATGGAGGAATTATCGGAAGAAGATCGTTTGGTAGTGACTCGTGCACGTAAAGTTCAGCGCTTCCTGTCTCAACCGATGTACATGGCATCTCAGTTTACTGGTCTTCCGGGAGTGATGGTGTCAATAGATGAAACTATTCGTGGATTCAAAATGATTCTCGATGGTGAATTGGATTATCTTCCTGAGATGGCATTCCTAAGTGTTGGTACTATTGATGATGCGATTGCAAAAGGACAAAAACTAATCGAGCAATCAAAGAAATAA